A genome region from Salvelinus alpinus chromosome 26, SLU_Salpinus.1, whole genome shotgun sequence includes the following:
- the LOC139554369 gene encoding gap junction alpha-9 protein-like — translation MGDWNFLGGILEEVHIHSTMVGKIWLTILFIFRMLVLGVAAEDVWNDEQTDFICNTEQPGCRNVCYDRAFPISLIRYWVLQVIFVSSPSLVYMGHAIYQLRALEKTRHTNRAALRRELEAVAVELIEVRRRIEREMRQLDLGKLNKAPLRGSLLQTYVAHIVTRSVVEVGFMMGQYLLYGHHLDTLFKCEREPCPNVVDCFVSRPTEKTVFMMFMQGIAAVSLFLSLLEITHLSYRKLKKGILAYHPHLKDDYYRSKSKRNSDVKQVNMGGTSGGCKPVIPSGPSGYTLLIEKQGNGPTHSLLNASSAFVPIQVDPGVKPCTDSHNTASKEAVPRPEHNSNSKNINRETTRSALVDKKDEPEDLVVHPLPHVDPLTHHMDFTGSRGSEYPTLPVLPLMDASSCPTLSVIARKPRRVSAPWNCSTVVEGNVSDSGDSFPGTISMKPRCSFAASRVRAFSKPDIKRLSRPQSQDSIGELSSVSRHSCDGNSPPVCSPNRRMSLASNGSSRRAPGDLQI, via the coding sequence ATGGGAGATTGGAACTTCCTGGGTGGGATCTTGGAGGAAGTGCATATCCACTCCACCATGGTGGGAAAGATCTGGCTGACCATCCTGTTCATCTTCCGGATGCTGGTGCTTGGCGTCGCTGCAGAGGACGTGTGGAACGACGAGCAGACCGACTTCATCTGCAACACTGAACAGCCAGGGTGCCGCAACGTGTGCTACGACCGagccttccccatctctctcatcCGCTACTGGGTGCTGCAGGTCATCTTCGTCTCCTCACCCTCTCTGGTTTACATGGGCCACGCCATCTACCAGCTGCGAGCTCTGGAGAAGACGCGCCACACTAACAGGGCAGCATTGCGTCGGGAGCTGGAAGCAGTGGCCGTGGAACTGATCGAGGTGCGGAGACGTATTGAGAGGGAGATGAGACAGCTGGATCTGGGGAAGCTCAACAAGGCCCCGCTGAGAGGGTCCCTGCTACAGACCTATGTGGCCCACATCGTCACCCGCTCTGTGGTGGAGGTGGGCTTCATGATGGGCCAGTACCTCCTCTATGGCCATCACCTGGACACTTTGTTTAAGTGCGAGAGGGAGCCGTGCCCAAATGTGGTGGACTGCTTTGTCTCCAGGCCCACGGAGAAGACTGTCTTCATGATGTTCATGCAGGGCATCGCTGCCGTCTCCCTCTTCCTCAGCCTGTTGGAGATCACGCACCTGAGCTACAGGAAGCTTAAGAAGGGCATCCTGGCCTACCACCCACACCTGAAGGATGACTACTACCGTAGCAAATCCAAAAGAAACTCTGACGTCAAACAAGTTAACATGGGGGGAACCTCTGGGGGCTGCAAGCCTGTTATCCCCAGCGGACCCAGTGGGTACACACTCCTGATAGAGAAACAGGGCAACGGACCAACGCATTCCCTCCTCAATGCCTCCTCTGCCTTTGTTCCTATTCAGGTGGACCCTGGTGTCAAGCCATGTACAGACAGTCACAATACAGCCAGTAAGGAGGCAGTGCCACGTCCTGAGCACAACAGCAACTCAAAGAACATCAACCGTGAGACGACACGCTCTGCCCTTGTGGACAAGAAGGATGAGCCAGAGGATCTTGTCGTGCATCCTCTTCCCCATGTAGATCCTCTCACCCACCACATGGACTTCACAGGATCACGGGGCTCTGAGTACCCCACCCTACCCGTGCTACCCTTGATGGATGCCTCCTCATGCCCGACCCTTTCGGTCATTGCAAGAAAACCACGGAGGGTCAGTGCCCCCTGGAACTGTTCCACTGTGGTGGAGGGGAATGTCTCAGACAGTGGGGACTCCTTCCCTGGGACTATAAGCATGAAGCCACGCTGTAGCTTTGCTGCCAGTCGAGTCAGGGCCTTCTCTAAGCCGGACATCAAGAGACTGAGCAGGCCCCAGAGCCAAGACTCAATAGGAGAACTGAGCTCAGTGTCTCGGCACAGCTGCGATGGCAACAGCCCTCCCGTCTGCTCTCCCAACCGCCGAATGTCACTGGCAAGTAACGGCAGCAGCAGGCGAGCTCCAGGCGACCTGCAGATCTGA
- the LOC139555254 gene encoding c-Myc-binding protein-like — protein sequence MAHYRASESKREQFRRYLEKAGVLDSLTNVLVALYEEPDKPNNALDFLKHHLGVAGAEPGDAEALRLELTELQQKWDLLMEENKDLRNRLLQYEPAPEDGAAE from the exons ATGGCCCATTACAGA GCTTCAGAATCCAAGAGAGAACAATTTCGAAGGTATCTAGAAAAAGCTGGAGTTCTTGACAGTCTCACCAATG TGTTGGTCGCCCTGTACGAGGAGCCAGATAAACCTAATAATGCTTTGGA CTTTCTAAAGCATCACCTTGGTGTGGCTGGTGCTGAGCCAGGAGACGCGGAGGCCCTTCGTCTGGAGCTAACTGAGCTACAGCAGAAGTGGGATCTTCTCATGGAGGAAAACAAAGACCTCAGAAACAGG CTTCTGCAGTATGAACCAGCACCCGAGGATGGAGCAGCAGAGTAG